Proteins from one Anastrepha obliqua isolate idAnaObli1 chromosome 2, idAnaObli1_1.0, whole genome shotgun sequence genomic window:
- the LOC129237761 gene encoding piggyBac transposable element-derived protein 4-like, translating into MGYWKLLKMLHFNNNEDLTENRLHKLSPLIKKLRESFQQHIIPSEYVCIDETLVPFRGRLKFRQYIANKRHTFGIKLFKLCLEYGYPYDFKVYCGKSKDENMSVPSKVVMDLMEKLLDQGRTL; encoded by the exons atggg GTACtggaaattgctgaaaatgcTGCACTTCAACAATAATGAGGATCTGACAGAAAATAGGTTACATAAGCTTTcaccattaataaaaaaacttcggGAATCATTTCAGCAACATATTATTCCATCTGAATATGTCTGTATCGATGAAACACTTGTACCCTTTCGCGGAAGGCTAAAGTTTCGCCAgtatattgcaaataaaagacACACGTTTGGAATTAAACTATTCAAGCTGTGCTTGGAATACGGGTATCCCTATGATTTCAAGGTATACTGTGGAAAATCGAAGGATGAAAACATGAGTGTACCATCTAAAGTTGTCATGGACCTTATGGAAAAACTACTTGATCAGGGTCGTACACTTTGA